tattttaaataaacctTTTCACATGCCTGTGATGCCACTTGTATGATACTTACTGCACAACAGATCTATGTATCCCACTTAGCTATCTTTGTCGGTGAGAACAAGGAATAggagattaaaaaaaaagaaaggaatgaGAGGAGGGACACTTCATCACATCTCCGATCCTTTCCACAATACCATgatgtgtttgaatttttaatttaaaaaaaaatcctctTGGCTCTTGCATAGTCGCAGAAGCATATTCTCGGCAATGAAAGGGTAGATGTAAAAAACTAGAAGTAATAGGTTGTGTATTCCAGTGCAAGATGTGATTGATATAGTAAgtgtaaagaaaacaaaaaatacagtGTCCGTAAGGAATTAGTCATAATAATGCGTGTTTAAATCCTAACCCCCTGAAAAGGAATGTTTAACAAAAACGATGAGCATCAACGTGATCGGGAACGACAGCGGTGGTGTTAGGCACGGCCGGAATCTGGAAATGCCATAGCCTGCCAACACCTTTCACAAGATTCTTCCTACACAGGAACTCTTCCGCGTACAGCTTCTCTACCCTCCGATTCACATCGTGTAGGAACACGTGCGTCACACCGGATCCTTTTCTCCCCCTCGCCATCACTGCCGCCGAGAATATCGCCGCCATCCTCCCCGGCGCCTCTGCAAAGTACCCTCTCGGCGCGTCAATCATCACCAGATCCCACTCCCTCTCGTACACCTCCTCCGGCAGATCGTGAAGTGCAAGCCTGCACTTGTCGTTCCCTTTCAGGGTGGCACGCGCCGGCCAGCACGCCTCCTCCTTCCTGTAGTGCTGGAGAAGCTCATCAGCCTCCTGGAGCTGTGTCCGGTAGCGGACGGTGTGGGCGTGGAGGTCGGGGGCGGCGGCGAGAATGGTGTGGAACCACTTAGGGTCCTCTTCCAAGAAGAGGGTGGTGCCGGTTGGGTTGAGGCTGGCCCACATGAGAGAGTCGTGGCCGAGGCCGAAGACGAGGAAGTTGAGGGGTCTGTGCTGCAGGGATTTGAAGACGTCGAAGGTTATGGTGATCTCAGACAGGGACTGCTGAGGCACGACGTGGGAGGTGGCGTAGTGGAGTATTGCTCGGAGCTGGAGCGGCGTTGTGGTGGCTGCGGTGGACTGCTGGGCGGAGGCGAAGCGGGTTTTAGTTGTGAGCGGGCAGAGGAAGGTGGTGTCAGAGGTTTGAAGAAGTGTGGTGGCTGTGAAGAGGGAGGCGGCGATGATGGCAAGTCCGGTGAGTAGCCAGACGAAGCATCGGTTTTCTGGGAGGAGATTGTAGTAGCGAGTCTTTGTTCTCTCGTTCCCCTGCATttcctcctcttttttctcTACTTGTCTGTGTTAGTGTGTCAAGTATTAGAGCGTTCCTTCACTCTCAATATGCCATCCCTATTGCAATGGACATGTGGCACTTCGCAATTGCCTTTTGCGCCTTCTTCCACTCTTCCTCTTTATTATTCATCGTCAATCACCACCAAATAAAGAGGGTATACCGTATAAcatattagttttatttatttttaaagctTCAAAAGATNtgttaaatattttaattatatgataatattaaaataatttattaaatttatttttaatgtatttagatACAAAAATGAGCACAAATTAatttaaggtttaattattttgttggtttttataattttataaaatttttaattaaatttctgtatt
The genomic region above belongs to Arachis duranensis cultivar V14167 chromosome 3, aradu.V14167.gnm2.J7QH, whole genome shotgun sequence and contains:
- the LOC107482125 gene encoding probable methyltransferase At1g27930, yielding MQGNERTKTRYYNLLPENRCFVWLLTGLAIIAASLFTATTLLQTSDTTFLCPLTTKTRFASAQQSTAATTTPLQLRAILHYATSHVVPQQSLSEITITFDVFKSLQHRPLNFLVFGLGHDSLMWASLNPTGTTLFLEEDPKWFHTILAAAPDLHAHTVRYRTQLQEADELLQHYRKEEACWPARATLKGNDKCRLALHDLPEEVYEREWDLVMIDAPRGYFAEAPGRMAAIFSAAVMARGRKGSGVTHVFLHDVNRRVEKLYAEEFLCRKNLVKGVGRLWHFQIPAVPNTTAVVPDHVDAHRFC